The DNA region TAGCATAAATAGCTCCCTTTCTCCCACAATATTCTACAAGTAATGTGTATCTTCTGCCCACAGGGGGTGCTGCAAAATGTGAGGTTTGTCTTTGGGACCACACCAGAAGACATCCTCAGGAACAAAGGCTGTTCCAGCTGTGAGTACCCTTCTATTTTAAGGGCATATGGGGAAAGCAAGGGAGGAATTTCACACCACCAGCTGAGAAACCAAGGCAATGGTGATTGTACATAAATTGTCCCTGGGTATCCTGGTTAGGAGGTGTACAAAAGTGACCTCAAAGGGTATTCCACACACATGCATCCCCTCCACCTGCATCCTTCACCTCAAATGGGATGCCTTTTCTAACAACTCTAGGGACTGGCTGTGAAAGCATCTGTTTGAAGATCTTCTAttgctttcttcatttcttttacttgGCAGCTACCAATGCCCTCCTCACCCTTGACAACAGCGTGGTGAATGGTTCCAGCCCTGCCATCCGCACTAACTACATTGGCCACAAAACAAAAGATCTGCAAGCCATCTGCGGCATCTCCTGTGCTGAGCTGTCCAACATGGTCCTGGAGCTCCGGGGCCTGCGCACTATCGTGACCACACTTCAGGACAGCATCCGCAAAGTGGTCAGTAGTCTCTACCCCTGCCCCACAGCGTGAGCCCTGGAAGGCTACTCACAGATGAGCCCAAATGAATAATGATCTGTCTCCCTCTTTTAGACTGAAGAGAATAAAGAGTTGGCCAATGAGCTCAGGAGACCTCCCCTCTGCTATCACAACGGAGTTCAGTATAAGAATAATGATGAATGGACTGTTGATAGCTGCACTGAATGCCGCTGCCAGGTAAGAGATCTTTATAAACTCAAGTAAGAACTGATAGCATGTATTTGAAGTCACAGTCTCTGGAGGAATACCCAAAGGGCCACATAAATTCTTTTTATGTTCAATGGTCTGATAccaaagtggattttttttttttagagatgcAGTTATAACATTCATAAATTCTTTGAACTCTTGGGAAAGTTTTCAAGTGTTAACTGTACCCCAGGCTAAGTATCTAAGAAAACAAATCTGCTAAAACATCTGAATAACTTACCTGCTTTAAATCAAAGGCTAAGTGTTGAATATCAGGTAAACAAAGCCTTGTTGGAACATTCCTTTTTTTATTCCTTGATTTATATTCAGCTATCCCACGAAGATTCTTTTGAAACAGTTCAGGTTATTGTTGAAATCACTTAGCCCCACATTGTTAGGACATACCTGTCTATTTAGCTCAAATGGCACTGCCTGTGGTATGTGCTTCACTCTAGCTTCTGTGCTTCACTGTGCCCCAGACCAGTGGCGTGTGTGGTTGGGGATTTTCCTGGCTCAAAGAGCAAAGTTTCATTTAGATAAAAATCAGATTGCTGGATCTGGGTCCCAACTTCATTAAATTCCTCTTCTTCTCCAGTATAATTTAAAGCCAGAATtatggataaaaagaaaaaatgcttataGACCTTATTTTCCCCCTGaagataatatataaaattaaaaagcccCAGCTGagttttgtttgatttcagatgtagcTTAATAGATTTGACCCATGTATGGCGGTTCCCCTTGGGTAAATTCATGCTGTAACTTCTACGATTGACCGAGTAGCGATTAAGAAAGAACTCTCTAAGGAATGACAAGTCACTTGTACCAGAATTGTCTCTGTGATAGTGGTAGCCACAAACAGATCTTCCATTAAAGAGACAGAGACAGGTCTTCTCTTAGTCATTCCACTAGAAAATGTACAGCCCTGACCAGGTTTCAGCTCATAATTGAAACTTTTTAGTGTGTAAAGTTGTTTGCAATATGCTTAGTAGCTTATTTCCCTCATTCTTTCTCTGCAGAACTCAGTTACCATCTGCAAAAAAGTATCTTGCCCCATTATGCCCTGCTCCAATGCCACAGTACCTGATGGAGAATGCTGCCCGCGGTGTTGGCGTAAGTTCCTAAAACCGCCTGACCATTCTTGGGTGACTAGGTCGACTCTACATATATCCTAGACAGCTGAACACAACAGTGGAACCATCTGCCTTCCTCATCATGTGTTTTAATTCAACTTCTTGCTGCAACAGCCAGCTAACTGACAGCTTGTCTGCTGTAATAGAGCAAAAATTCCATTATGACTGAATCTCAATTACCCATTTGGATTATGGCATAGACAATAATGACCTTGGTATAGCTTATTGATCTGATTTTATGTTTTAAGGAAAGGAGAGATGAGTTTGTAGCGATAATAGCTTTAAGTTGACTGTGCCAAAGATATCGATAGGCTTATAGTGTAAGCATCAGACTTAATTGGGCCTTAgagttttttccattttatctgcAGGGATCCCAGGAAGTCTGACAGAATAACAACAGTTTGGGTTTCAGGGCACTAAAAGAAATAAGGCACTACATTGTCCCATGGCACCCTATCCCTGGTTTTTGTTGTCAGTATAAATTAATCACTTTGCTGAGATAATATTTAATGTGGGTACAAGTCATAAAAATAATTCAGTATAACTAAGGAAAAAGTAGCATTTGCCCttcacatacatgcacacacacacaaattaaaaactaaaaaaaaacaaaaaacaactggcCACAGCTCAGAATAGCCCATCCAAGAGTCACGTTACAGTTACTGGCATTGTAAGGATCACTTGTATATCCATTTTCGATTGGCATTCACTGGAGGTGTGAGCTGAAGGAAACAAAGCTAACTGGGAGCTAGCAGAGATCTGAACTTGAATCAGGGATTGTTAGAAAAACTTCTGCCTgatgacaaaagaaaacaagttttTCTGTCTGATACAGCTAGTTGTGATTGCAGTCATGGTGCCTGGGAAGACGGTAAACAAACACATTCTCTGCTTGTGGAAACAGTGCAGAGGAGGCCTAAAACGCTAGGCTGAGAGGAGCAACCTTTGACCTAGTTGGAGGCAGGCAGAGCCAACAGCAGCTCAGCTGCCTTCAAGCTGATCTGTCAAATTCATGGTCTGCAGCTCCTCTGAAAGCCAGCAGTGACCATATAAGCTGCCTTACTCAAGTATTCTTGGAAGCCTGACACTTGCAGTGCCTACCCAGGTATCTTAAGTCAGGAAAAAATAACTCATTTGACATGCTGAgagaggagaaaggtggaagcAATGAATAGAACGCACACTGTAAGAAGGCTCATCAGGGCCCACCTGGCTATCTGCCGAAGAAATATAATGCTTTTCACCTTCtggcaggggaaaaaaatcctgaAGAAATAGCTTGTTTTAATGATCACGCACTAAGTGAGTCTCTCCTTCCCTTGCAGCCAGCGATTCTGCGGACGATGGCTGGTCTCCATGGTCAGAATGGACCTCCTGCTCCGTGACATGTGGCAATGGAGTCCAGCAGCGTGGCCGCTCCTGCGATAGACTCAGCAATCTATGCGAGGGCTCCTCAGTTCAGACGCGCACCTgccacattcaggagtgtgataAGCGATGTAAGCATCTTGGCCACTTAGGAATGTGGAGAACTGACCTGTCCTTATGGGCATCACCAAAAGGGGACTATAGCCTTCAGAGAGCAGGTTCTCAAGTCTCTGGATCCAAATTCAAATTCTACTATTTGTCATACGACCTAGAGCACAGCATACCGTCTCGGAGATACCAATAGTACTTAATAGATGGGGGTGTTTTCAAGGATTATATTTAGCTAGAACACATAGAGCAGTTAGCATAGCGCCCAGCCCATGCTGAGCACCCTGTCAATGTTAGGTTACTTTATTGACAGCAACCCACAAAGCCACCAAACCATTTTCTGTCTGTCCTGGTAGAGACATTCCCTGTTAACATTTGGACATGTGCCACGAGCCAATTTCTACTGCATACTGGACTTAGTTGCTCTTATTTGTGTCCAGAAAATATTTCTCTGTGCCCCAAAGGGGGTTTCTGTTAGCCTTGCTCTAGGCAGTCCCATTTGTGACCATCAGCTCTGCACTCTAGTTAAACAGGACGGCGGCTGGAGCCACTGGTCCCCATGGTCGTCATGTTCTGTGACATGTGGTGATGGTGTGATCACAAGGATCCGGCTCTGCAACTCTCCCAGCCCCCAGATGAACGGGAAACCATGTGAAGGTGAAGCTCGAGAGACCAAGGCCTGCAAGAAAGACGCCTGCCCAAGTAAGTGTGAGCCCGGCACAGGCTGCTTCCCTGGCAGCTGAGGCCTACAGTTCAGAGAGTCACGGAGGGGGAAGATGACtagagaaacaaacaagcaaaatccTGCATGCTCAGCAGCTTCTtttaatgaaaaacagaaaactcgCCTCTTCCTGAACACTTTTTCCATGTGTCAGGGTAGCAGAGGTTTCTTGAACAGCCTTAGGAGAGTCTTCACTCTGCGTGTGGTTCATTTTCTTGCAGTCAATGGAGGCTGGGGTCCCTGGTCACTGTGGGACATCTGCACTGTCACCTGTGGAGGAGGGGTGCAGCAACGTAGCCGGCTCTGCAACAACCCCACACCCCAGTTTGGAGGCAAGGACTGCATTGGTGACGTGACGGAAAACCAGATCTGCAACAAGCAGGATTGTCCAATTGGTGAGCTGTAGAGCCCAGGGGAAAAAATACTTTTAGGAGCTTCCCATTTAACCGAATGCCACAATCAGCATTCGAGGTGGTTCTGGCTTTGAGTATCCTGAGTGATTTGATTACTCTAAAATGCAGATAGACTATGAGTATAATCTAAAGACATAATCAGCTACATAAACCCTACAGTATCTCATGCTGTATTGTTTTATAAGTGACTGGCATGACAGAAACCACGGTTTAGACAAACCATTTGCCTGTCTCTCTCGCCTTGTCTCAGATGGATGTCTGTCCAACCCCTGCTTTGCCGGTGCCAAGTGTACCAGCTACCCCGATGGCAGCTGGAAATGCGGTGCTTGCCCCCCTGGTTACAGTGGAAATGGTGTCCAGTGCGAAGATGTTGATGAGGTGAGGAACTGATTGCTCAGTTACTGGATCTAGGAAAGCagctaatattttttaaactttagggCTAACTGTGATTTCTCCCATAGTGCAAAGAAGTACCTGATGCCTGCTTCCACCACAATGGAGAGCACATGTGTAAGAACTCAGACCCCGGCTACAACTGCCTGCCCTGCCCACCTCGCTTCACTGGCTCACAGCCCTACGGCCGGGGCATTGAACATGCCACTGCCAACAAACAGGTACAGTAGATGAGGCTGGTAGACTGGAATGGAGTAGCAGTGCCCTTCACTGAAACCACCAGGGAATGGGGGAACATAATTTCAGACCTGTCACACACAAAAACGGGAGGCGGGGCAAATATACAATTTAGTTTTAGAAACATGACTAGAAAAATCCATGGTAAATCCTGCCAGGGAGAAATACCCCACCACATACCACATTTGAAAATGCTGCTCTGGAATATGTTGCAAGTAGATGGACTTGAAAATATCTAGATTCTGAGTAAgttcaagaaaaacaaacatacagTGTCAGCCTGTAACCTGGACGTCCTCAGGGGCTGAATTATTTACATGGCCCTCTGTCTAAGATATGAGAGATCTCACtacttcttgcatccatggtacCTGGGAAACAAGGTATCCAGGAAACTAGGAAACATCGACTTAACATCAGGTTGTTGTACTCTCAGGTGTGCAAGCCTCGCAACCCCTGCACAGATGGGACACACGACTGCAACAAGAACGCCAAGTGCAACTACCTGGGCCATTACAGTGACCCCATGTACCGCTGCGAGTGCAAGCCTGGCTACGCTGGCAACGGCATCATCTGCGGGGAGGACACGGACCTCGACGGCTGGCCCAATGAAAACCTGGTCTGTGTGGCCAATGCAACTTACCACTGCAAAAAGGTAAAAACCAGCTTCCTTCCTGTGCCTTCACAAAGATGTTAGCATTGCCTTATGAAAAGAAATGCTAAGGGACTTTAATTGTTTAGTTTGAAAATGACTAAAAGATTAACTCACCCAAAGGCAGAGCAGCACTAACTCTCATTAATATTAAATCATATGGCACCAACAGCATCAATGAGGTGGGTCCTTTTGGTGACTGCATTCCACAGTTGATTTCTTTTGTCTAAACAATGTTCACTATTCTACCAAGTACCAACAGAGTATGATTTGTCTATAGCCTCTATAAAGCCTGAGGGTTTATacaaattctatatatatataatcctaAAAAGTTTAATATTTGCCCTACCCATAAAAAGTATATGCTATTACAGAGCGGCATTCCATTCTTTTTCGGTTTAGAATATCTGGGTGTACTCCCTTGTGTGTGTGCTAAGCAGAGGGAATGCAAACTGTAGCTGTAATGTGCGTCTTCTCTTTCCTAGGATAATTGCCCCAACCTTCCCAATTCAGGGCAGGAAGACTATGACAAAGATGGAATCGGTGATGCCTGTGATGACGATGATGACAATGATAAAATTCCAGATGATAGggtaaaaacaaaatgttttccagTCTCCTTTCATCTTTTGTAGACAGCAACAGCCTATTAGCCTATTATGCTTTGATTCAAGGACCTTGCAAGGTTTTGGGAAAGTATCCCAAGTGGAGGTACAGCATAATTAGAAATTATTCATTGTGTTTCAGTGGTTTCAGGACACAGATGCTTCCAAGATAATAAGGATTATTATTTTCATGACAACCTTTTTCTTCCTCATttgacaaagaaaacacaatgtatAAACACTTTGCTCCCTAGGTTTGCTTTAAATGTCATATCCAAATTACAGTAGAATTTACTTTGGATATACTGAGacctataattatattatattttacatCTCAATGACTTATCACTGACAGGAATCTACTTTTCATTCATTGTGTTCTGGCCTTTAACTTTTGCAGTGAGCATTGTATAATGAGTACTCGGTATATCCACTAGCCAGAAAATTATTTCAGATTTTTGCagttttatttgtatattatgCATGTGGTTTATGCTTAAGCAGGTGTCACTGGTAGTGTATGTAAAGGGCTCCATTTCTTCTCTTTGCAGGACAACTGTCCATTCCATTACAATCCAGCCCAGTATGACTATGACAGAGATGATGTGGGAGACCGCTGTGACAACTGTCCCTACAACCACAACCCGGATCAGGCTGATACAGACAACAATGGGGAAGGAGATGCCTGTGCTGCAGACATTGATGGAGATGGTAAGCCCTCCCCTGACTGCAGCAGGCCCATAATTGGTGGTGAACATGCTTGGCCTTCAAATCACTTCTCTTTATTCCTGGCCTTGAGTATGTAACTAGGTCGAAGCATTCAAGGCTCAAGAGCCCAGCTCTTATTTGTGCCCTGTTCTTTGCAGGTATCCTCAATGAGAGAGACAACTGCCAGTATGTGTACAACGTTGACCAAAGGGATACTGATATGGATGGGGTTGGGGATCAGTGTGATAACTGCCCCTTGGAACACAATCCAGATCAGGTAAGTGGGCTCCTTTCAGCAAAGTATTGGACTGTCCCTTTTTAGGACTTTAAAGAATGAGTTAAATAGAGTTCAAACACTTTCATTACCATGCTTCTCAGTGTTCTCATAGCCAATTGCAATATTTTCAGGTAAACAATTCATCTGATTTGCGCTCCTAGCAAATAGTCCCATTGATCTTTAGCATAAGGATCTCGAATCTTTAATCTTATCTTCAACAAGAAGGTTCCATTTCACTTGCTCAGCATGATCTATCATTGATTCTAACTAAGATAAATTATACTAACCAGGAGGTTGTGACTGACAGTTGTACAATAGTATTAATCATAGGTAAGACTAAGaactagaaaataataataataacaaatgtcTGGTTAAGCAAAATAAACAGACATTTTCATGGCTATTGATATAATCTGGTGTAAGAAAATCATCAAACTAAAAGTACTTCCAAAATCTGGAGAAATCCTGTTTATatgatattctttaaaaatgttggcATTACAAATAGGTCATTCTCGACCCATGCTAGGGAGTGCTACAGACATTCACCAGAACAGTTCCCATGTCTagaattatttcttattttgtataattgCCAATCATTATTTTCTAGGGATGAAAGTGAAAACAGCAGTTTTTCCCCACAGAATGTATCATTCTGGGAGCTTAGAAACCTGCTTTATAAAAttaggaatatttttattttctaagctTAAAGAAATAAGAAGTCCAGCTTCTCCCTCCTAATATGTACTTTTGTGAGTTTCTGTCAAGCAAAAAGCAACAGGATGAATAGCCTTTGGCCATAGCTGGGAAGCTTAAGTCATCTAAGACAGTTTTGCTCTGAGATAATTTTGCGGATCAGATAGCATTGGGGTCATCTATTTTGAACTTGGGTCTTAGCATAAATTAAACTTCAGTATCATTTAACCTCACAACATAAATGTTTGAGTCCTCAGTTTGTAAtcaaatatataacaaaattcaATCCTTACGTTAAAATCTTACTTACAAAGAGCATAAACACTGGTAAGAAAAGTTCCAGTTTGTGTATAAACAGTACCCACACATCCCACACATATTGGATAATGTTAAAGCACACTGACAAAAACAGGTTTGAAAAATTTAGTTTTGACTTTATCCACACCTGCTGGTAATAGTCCTTAAGGATGAGATACATAAGAAACCAAATGCctaaaaagagaacaaaataatTGATTCCTCCCGTACATATTAGAATATGCACAGACAGGGTATACAGAAAACAGTGCCATTTTTCCATGATTTTAATGACCTAGAAAAGAAGTTTACATGTCAACCATTTTACCATTGAACACttcaatggaaaataaaatttacccTTAGGATTTCATTTCACATTAAGATACAAGCAGTTAATATTTCATTCTCCCCTGTGTGACTAAATAAcgttatttaattttatttagcaaactttatattaaaaaaaactcaaatctcccttttcaaattttcatatgaaagtgaaaatcaataaacttttaaaatttaaatattaatattcctTTCTTTGTGCAACAGTATATAAATAGACATGAAATCCCACTGAGCATATCAAATTTTGGAGAATTTTCCCTGTTGTCAGAGCACATTATCTTCAACATTAATAATTTATACTTCAATTCACCCTCCTTTTATTTCCCCTCTGTCAGCTGGACTCTGACTCAGACCTCATTGGAGACACCTGTGACAACAATCAGGATATTGATGAAGATGGCCACCAGAACAACCTGGACAACTGTCCCTACGTGCCCAATGCCAACCAGGCCGACCATGACAAAGATGGCAAGGGTGATGCCTGCGACCACGACGATGACAATGATGGAATTCCTGACGACAGAGACAACTGCAGGCTTGTGCCCAATCCTGACCAGAAGGACTCTGATGGTAAGTCAGCTGAGCCACTTTTTAAGAACGTAACTGAAACCGAGTGGCTATCTAGATTCAGGAAATTAAAATGAAGCTGAATGCATTTGAGAAGATGAGGAAATTGATGCCACTTTGGCAAGATAGTGAATTTGACACCAACGGTATAGGATTTCAGAATTTCACTAAACTCTTGCCTTTTTGACCTTAGGTGATGGGCGAGGTGATGCTTGCAAAGATGATTTCGACCATGACAATGTGCCAGACATCGATGACATCTGTCCTGAGAATGTTGATATCAGTGAGACCGATTTCCGCCGATTCCAGATGATTCCTCTAGATCCCAAAGGGACATCCCAAAATGATCCTAACTGGGTTGTGCGCCATCAGGGCAAAGAACTCGTCCAGACTGTCAACTGTGATCCTGGGCTTGCTGTTGGTGAGTCATGAATTCTTAGACCAAAAGGCTGATTAGTGCAAGTGTgggaaaagaagcaaataaaaccCCGGTGGCTGCATGTGTCTGTATCATAGCCCTTGTGCTAGCCTATCCTTAGCATAGCACTAAGGATCCCTGGAAATAGAGAACCTTCTGAAGGCTGCAGGTTTTAACCTGGGGTCTGGCCCCCTCTTCCAGGTTATGATGAGTTCAATGCTGTGGACTTCAGTGGCACGTTCTTCATCAACACTGAGAGGGATGACGACTACGCTGGATTTGTGTTTTGCTACCAGTCCAGCAGCCGCTTCTATGTTGTGATGTGGAAGCAGGTCACCCAGTCCTATTGGGACACCAACCCCACAAGGGCTCAGGGGTACTCAGGCCTTTCTGTGAAAGTCGTGAACTCCACCACAGGGCCTGGCGAGCACCTGCGGAATGCTCTGTGGCACACAGGAAACACTCCTGGCCAGGTAAGAAATAGTACCATAAAGAAGGAGGAGAATCGATGCGTTCTCAGTTAGCCCTGTGTGCTTTAGCTAAGATTGCCAACAGGACATCCTAGATAGAAACATGCCAGGCATGTGTTACCCTTCAGATCCAAAGGCAGTTTCAGTCTCTTCAACCAaaactcctttcccttctctttttctgctttGTATGTATGTACTTTAAAGGCACACATCAAATGAAGGAAGTGCTGGAAAAAAATTTCTACACTGTAGCCTTCTAATTTAGGTCATCCTGGTACTTCTGAAACATTTCTTTGTTGTGGAATTAAACACACATCTCCTCATGATGGATCTCtgttccagcctttcattttccttttccttttccttcaggTACGAACCCTGTGGCATGACCCTCGTCACATAGGCTGGAAAGATTTTACCGCCTACAGATGGCGTCTCAGCCACAGGCCAAAGACCGGCTTCATTAGGTAAGATTGCACGAATAAATTTCACTTATGGTGATGCTGATGGGCTCTGGTGAGAAGGAGACCAAAAAGTAGGTATGTCactaaagaggttttttttttttcctgcagagtGGTGAtgtatgaaggaaagaaaatcatgGCTGACTCAGGACCCATCTATGACAAAACCTATGCTGGTGGTAGGCTAGGGATGTTTGTCTTCTCTCAAGAAATGGTGTTCTTCTCCGACCTGAAATATGAATGCAGAGGTAGGAGCAATTTTTCCTGTTAAGGTGCAGTCGACATCTGTAATTAAGACCAATCTCGAGAATGCCAATTATGGATAAGTCTGATTTAAAGGCTATCTTAGATACAgagctatatttatattttgcttttgagaacatgatgataaaaatgaaataatgcctATAAAGTGTGGCTTATGAAATCCTGcttcattattaatattaatctGCTTAGCAGT from Dasypus novemcinctus isolate mDasNov1 chromosome 3, mDasNov1.1.hap2, whole genome shotgun sequence includes:
- the THBS1 gene encoding thrombospondin-1, yielding MGLAWGLSVLLLLHVCDANRIPESGGDNSVFDIFELTGAARKGSGRRLVKGPDPSSPAFRIEDANLIPPVPDDKFQDLVDAVRAEKGFLLLASLRQMKKTRGTLLALERKDHSGQVFSVVSNGKAGTLDLRLTVQGKQQVVSVEDVLLATGQWKSITLFVQEDRAQLYIDCEKMENAELDVPIQSIFTRDLASIARLRIAKGDAKDNFQGVLQNVRFVFGTTPEDILRNKGCSSSTNALLTLDNSVVNGSSPAIRTNYIGHKTKDLQAICGISCAELSNMVLELRGLRTIVTTLQDSIRKVTEENKELANELRRPPLCYHNGVQYKNNDEWTVDSCTECRCQNSVTICKKVSCPIMPCSNATVPDGECCPRCWPSDSADDGWSPWSEWTSCSVTCGNGVQQRGRSCDRLSNLCEGSSVQTRTCHIQECDKRFKQDGGWSHWSPWSSCSVTCGDGVITRIRLCNSPSPQMNGKPCEGEARETKACKKDACPINGGWGPWSLWDICTVTCGGGVQQRSRLCNNPTPQFGGKDCIGDVTENQICNKQDCPIDGCLSNPCFAGAKCTSYPDGSWKCGACPPGYSGNGVQCEDVDECKEVPDACFHHNGEHMCKNSDPGYNCLPCPPRFTGSQPYGRGIEHATANKQVCKPRNPCTDGTHDCNKNAKCNYLGHYSDPMYRCECKPGYAGNGIICGEDTDLDGWPNENLVCVANATYHCKKDNCPNLPNSGQEDYDKDGIGDACDDDDDNDKIPDDRDNCPFHYNPAQYDYDRDDVGDRCDNCPYNHNPDQADTDNNGEGDACAADIDGDGILNERDNCQYVYNVDQRDTDMDGVGDQCDNCPLEHNPDQLDSDSDLIGDTCDNNQDIDEDGHQNNLDNCPYVPNANQADHDKDGKGDACDHDDDNDGIPDDRDNCRLVPNPDQKDSDGDGRGDACKDDFDHDNVPDIDDICPENVDISETDFRRFQMIPLDPKGTSQNDPNWVVRHQGKELVQTVNCDPGLAVGYDEFNAVDFSGTFFINTERDDDYAGFVFCYQSSSRFYVVMWKQVTQSYWDTNPTRAQGYSGLSVKVVNSTTGPGEHLRNALWHTGNTPGQVRTLWHDPRHIGWKDFTAYRWRLSHRPKTGFIRVVMYEGKKIMADSGPIYDKTYAGGRLGMFVFSQEMVFFSDLKYECRDS